In Chlorobiota bacterium, the sequence AAAATCAACATCCCAATCGTGAAGCTGCATTTGCAAGTTCCCTGCGGCGTGCGCAAGGTCGAACCCAACAACGCAACCCTGCTGGTGGGCCGCCTGCGTAATCCGCGCCATGTTGAAGGCTTGGCCGGTGTAGTAGTTCACCCCGCCAAGCATCACCAGCGCAATGGTGTGGCCGTCGCGTTGCAGAAGCTCCTCGATGTCCTCGGTCCGGACCGCATCTTCGCCGTGGCGTGGGCGCAGCAGCATCACCGCGTCGTCGGGATCGTAGCCGTGGAAAGCCGCTTGGCTGCGGACGGCGTACAGGTCCGAAGGGAACGCGTTCTCCTCAATCAACACCCGGTAGCGTTCGCGGGTGGGGCGGTAGAAACTGACCATCATCAGATGGAGGTTCGTGGTCAGCGTGTTCATCACCACCACTTCCCCGGGGAGCGCGCCAACCAGCCGCGCCGCCGGCTCGCGGAATGCTTCGTGGTAACTGTACCACGGATGCTTGGACTCAAAGTGGCCATCAACCCCCAACTCGGCCCAATCCTTCAGCTCCTGCTCGATTGCTGCGCGGGTCCCCTTCGGCTGCAATCCCAGTGAGTTCCCGCACAGGTAGATGAACTCTTCCCCCTCAACAGTTTTGGGGATGTGATACTCCCCGCGAAGCTCAGCAAGCG encodes:
- the kynU gene encoding kynureninase; protein product: MEDTIQHQPVAYLADRDFALQMDRDDPLAELRGEYHIPKTVEGEEFIYLCGNSLGLQPKGTRAAIEQELKDWAELGVDGHFESKHPWYSYHEAFREPAARLVGALPGEVVVMNTLTTNLHLMMVSFYRPTRERYRVLIEENAFPSDLYAVRSQAAFHGYDPDDAVMLLRPRHGEDAVRTEDIEELLQRDGHTIALVMLGGVNYYTGQAFNMARITQAAHQQGCVVGFDLAHAAGNLQMQLHDWDVDFAVWCTYKYLNSGPGGTSGCFVHQRHAFAPELPRFAGWWGVEPKTRFDMSPNFIPQRGAAGWQLSNAQVLPMAAHKVALELFDKVGMERLTAKSRLLTGYLEFLVDQIGEDRYTVITPRTVADRGCQISIRARGDARRITEALKWQGVIADFRTPDVVRVAPVPMYNTFDEVWRFVEALARVKE